One window from the genome of Flavobacterium agricola encodes:
- a CDS encoding ExbD/TolR family protein, whose amino-acid sequence MAIKRNKRFQAEVAKDSMSDIMFFLLLFFLIISTLANPNVIKMTLPKAKNNEKTNKQHITLSVTDEKNYFIDKQQVDFADLETNLLAQLGEDKDQTVVVRIPFNLQVQDLVEVLEIGVKNNLKFVIATDAK is encoded by the coding sequence ATGGCAATAAAACGAAATAAACGCTTTCAGGCTGAAGTTGCTAAAGATTCGATGAGCGATATTATGTTTTTCTTATTGCTTTTCTTTTTAATTATATCAACTTTAGCCAATCCTAACGTTATTAAAATGACGTTACCTAAAGCTAAAAACAACGAAAAAACAAATAAACAGCATATTACGCTTTCTGTTACAGACGAAAAAAACTATTTTATTGACAAACAACAAGTTGATTTTGCTGATTTAGAAACAAACTTATTAGCACAACTTGGCGAAGATAAAGACCAAACGGTTGTAGTACGAATTCCGTTTAATCTTCAGGTTCAAGATCTAGTTGAAGTACTAGAGATAGGTGTAAAAAACAATTTAAAATTTGTAATTGCAACTGATGCAAAATAA
- a CDS encoding MFS transporter, producing the protein MKIFKIYVDSFKGLSAESWMLSIVMLINRSGSMVLPFLGVYMTAKLGFTIEQTGLVLSFYGIGSVIGSFMGGYLTDKFGEYKVQSLSLFISAPIFLLIPFFSTVAGMAFIIFLQSSISEVFRPANSVAITKYAKPENLTRAFSLNRMAVNLGFSIGPALGGILSAISYNFLFVVNFVAILAAGIMYVRFFKKRNKLYRNRIADVAEVITPTKNVYKSPYLDVPFLVFSLFCAIFAICFFQIINTLPLFFKDVVALDQIAIGYILGYSGFLIVLIEMLLVNLSEKYLSIASTLLIGSVFCAIGYAVLGFDYALLTIIFSMTFMSIGEILVLPFMSTVTAIRSEGANRGAYMGVNGIAFSLSFIITPFLGTRIASHFGFDTLWIYTGLFLILAGFGLFYTTKLIIKQRSNTEFK; encoded by the coding sequence ATGAAAATTTTTAAAATTTATGTAGATTCCTTCAAAGGCCTTTCTGCCGAATCTTGGATGCTATCTATTGTTATGCTTATAAACCGTTCAGGTTCTATGGTTTTACCTTTTTTAGGCGTTTACATGACGGCAAAATTGGGTTTTACTATTGAACAAACCGGTCTTGTTTTAAGCTTTTACGGCATTGGGTCTGTAATCGGTTCGTTTATGGGCGGCTATTTAACCGATAAGTTCGGTGAATACAAAGTGCAAAGCTTAAGTTTATTTATAAGTGCGCCTATTTTTTTATTGATTCCGTTTTTTAGTACGGTTGCTGGCATGGCTTTTATTATTTTTTTACAAAGTTCTATTAGCGAAGTTTTTAGACCGGCCAACTCCGTTGCCATTACTAAATATGCGAAACCTGAAAATTTAACTCGTGCTTTTTCATTAAATCGCATGGCCGTAAACCTTGGTTTTTCTATCGGTCCTGCTTTGGGCGGAATTCTTTCTGCAATTTCATATAACTTTCTGTTCGTAGTTAATTTTGTTGCTATTTTGGCAGCTGGCATCATGTATGTACGTTTTTTTAAGAAAAGAAATAAATTATATAGAAACCGAATTGCTGATGTAGCTGAGGTGATAACACCGACTAAAAACGTATATAAATCACCATATTTAGATGTGCCTTTTTTAGTTTTTTCTCTTTTCTGTGCCATTTTTGCCATTTGTTTCTTTCAAATTATAAATACTTTGCCGCTGTTTTTTAAAGATGTGGTAGCGCTAGATCAAATTGCAATTGGGTATATTTTAGGATATAGTGGTTTTTTAATTGTATTGATCGAAATGCTTTTGGTAAACTTGTCCGAAAAATATTTAAGCATTGCCAGCACATTATTAATTGGTAGCGTTTTTTGCGCAATCGGCTATGCTGTTTTAGGTTTTGATTATGCCTTGTTAACCATTATTTTTTCTATGACGTTTATGAGTATTGGAGAAATTTTGGTACTTCCATTCATGTCAACGGTTACCGCCATTCGATCAGAAGGTGCTAATCGGGGAGCTTATATGGGGGTTAACGGAATTGCCTTTTCCTTATCTTTTATTATAACTCCGTTTTTAGGAACCCGAATAGCCAGTCATTTTGGATTTGATACTTTATGGATTTATACCGGATTGTTTTTAATTTTAGCAGGTTTTGGTCTGTTTTATACCACAAAGCTTATTATTAAGCAACGCAGTAATACCGAATTTAAATAA
- a CDS encoding aldo/keto reductase, translating into MDTSKVALGNSNLQVSKICFGGNVFGWTLDEKQSFEILNTFTETGFNFIDTADVYSAWVPGNAGGESETIIGKWMKERKNRHEIVLATKVGMDMGNGNKGLSAAYIKKAVDASLQRLQTDYIDLYLSHQEDLDVPVEETMQAFNDLIKAGKVRELGASNSTAKRILVSNQFAKNNNLKGYVSLQPQYNLYDREGFEKEYLELVETENLAVTPYYALASGFLTGKYRTDADVSKSIRGGGIHKNYLNDRGLRILTAMDQVAKETNAPLSEIALAWQLHKSYITAPIASATSVNQVKSLLQAASLQLTAQQVALLDQASKY; encoded by the coding sequence ATGGATACAAGTAAAGTTGCCTTAGGTAATTCAAACCTTCAAGTTTCAAAAATTTGCTTTGGCGGAAATGTTTTTGGTTGGACATTAGATGAAAAACAATCGTTCGAAATATTAAATACGTTTACAGAAACCGGATTCAATTTTATTGATACGGCCGATGTTTATTCGGCTTGGGTTCCAGGAAATGCCGGTGGCGAATCTGAAACCATTATTGGTAAATGGATGAAAGAGCGCAAAAACCGTCACGAAATTGTATTAGCTACAAAAGTAGGAATGGATATGGGTAACGGTAATAAAGGGCTTAGTGCTGCTTATATTAAAAAAGCAGTAGATGCATCTTTACAACGTTTACAAACCGATTATATTGATTTATATCTTTCACATCAAGAAGATTTAGATGTTCCGGTTGAAGAAACCATGCAAGCCTTTAATGATTTAATTAAAGCTGGTAAAGTTCGCGAACTTGGCGCATCAAATTCAACAGCAAAACGCATTTTAGTATCCAATCAGTTTGCAAAAAACAACAACTTAAAAGGTTATGTAAGCTTGCAACCACAATATAATTTATATGACCGAGAAGGTTTTGAAAAAGAATATTTAGAACTGGTTGAAACCGAAAACCTTGCAGTTACGCCCTATTACGCCTTAGCTAGTGGTTTTTTAACTGGTAAATACCGAACCGATGCCGATGTTTCTAAAAGTATTCGTGGCGGTGGTATTCATAAAAATTATTTAAACGATCGTGGGTTACGCATCTTAACAGCTATGGATCAGGTAGCAAAAGAAACCAATGCACCCTTATCAGAAATTGCTTTAGCATGGCAATTACATAAATCGTACATCACGGCGCCTATTGCAAGTGCAACATCAGTAAATCAAGTAAAAAGTTTACTACAAGCTGCATCCTTACAATTAACAGCTCAACAAGTAGCATTGTTAGATCAGGCAAGCAAATATTAA
- a CDS encoding acyl-CoA dehydrogenase, with protein sequence MNFKLTEEQLMIQQAARDFAQTELLPGVIERDEHSTFPHEAVKKMGELGFLGMMVDPKYGGSGLDSVSYVLAMEEIAKVDASAAVVMSVNNSLVCAGMEKYCSEEQKEKYLVPLATGEVIGAFCLSEPEAGSDATSQKTTAVDMGDYYLLNGTKNWITNGSTASTYLVIAHTHPEKGHKGINAFIVEKGWEGFEIGPKEKKMGIRGSDTHSLMFTDVKVPKANRIGEDGFGFAFAMNVLNGGRIGIASQALGIAQGAYELSLKYAKERKAFKTEIINHQAIAFKLADMATQISAARLLCFKAAAEKDNGEDISISGAMAKLFASKTAMDTTIEAVQIHGGNGYVAEYHVERMMRDAKITQIYEGTSEIQKIVISRGIAK encoded by the coding sequence ATGAATTTTAAATTAACTGAAGAACAATTAATGATTCAGCAAGCCGCTCGCGATTTTGCTCAAACTGAATTATTACCTGGTGTTATAGAACGAGACGAGCATTCTACATTTCCTCATGAAGCGGTTAAAAAAATGGGCGAATTGGGCTTTTTAGGTATGATGGTTGATCCAAAATACGGAGGTTCAGGCTTAGATAGCGTTTCTTATGTACTAGCTATGGAAGAAATTGCTAAAGTTGATGCTTCTGCAGCAGTAGTTATGTCAGTAAACAACTCATTGGTTTGTGCTGGTATGGAAAAATATTGCTCGGAAGAACAAAAAGAAAAATATTTAGTACCGTTAGCAACTGGCGAAGTTATTGGCGCTTTTTGTTTATCAGAACCTGAAGCTGGTTCTGATGCAACTTCTCAAAAAACAACTGCGGTTGATATGGGAGATTATTACTTATTAAACGGAACAAAAAACTGGATTACAAACGGTTCTACCGCATCTACATATTTAGTTATTGCACATACGCATCCAGAAAAAGGACATAAAGGTATTAATGCATTTATTGTTGAAAAAGGTTGGGAAGGTTTTGAAATTGGACCAAAAGAAAAGAAAATGGGAATTCGCGGTTCTGATACGCACTCATTAATGTTTACCGATGTTAAAGTACCTAAAGCCAATCGAATTGGTGAAGATGGATTTGGATTTGCTTTTGCTATGAATGTATTAAATGGCGGTCGTATTGGTATTGCATCACAAGCTTTAGGAATTGCGCAAGGTGCTTACGAGCTTTCGTTAAAATACGCAAAAGAACGTAAAGCATTTAAAACCGAAATTATAAACCACCAAGCCATTGCATTTAAGTTAGCCGATATGGCAACACAAATTTCGGCAGCACGTTTATTATGTTTTAAAGCTGCCGCTGAAAAAGACAATGGCGAAGATATTTCTATATCTGGAGCTATGGCTAAATTATTTGCATCAAAAACAGCAATGGATACAACAATTGAGGCTGTACAAATTCACGGCGGAAATGGTTACGTTGCCGAATATCATGTAGAACGCATGATGCGCGATGCAAAAATCACTCAGATTTACGAAGGAACTTCAGAAATTCAAAAAATTGTTATTTCACGCGGAATCGCAAAATAA
- a CDS encoding glycoside hydrolase family 3 protein yields MGATASASVGFSKWPSEIGLAAMNDKETVRQFADMARQEWASVGLRKGYMYMADLATEPRWQRIEGTFGEDPQLAAETMEQIVLGFQGEQLGNQSIALTTKHFPGGGATYKGFDPHYTYGRNAVFPGNRLEENMLPFKAAINAGTSSIMPYYSLPKDTEYEEVAYAYNKGILRDLLRGELGFTGIINSDTGPIESMPWGVDSLTIEKRYVKALEAGVNLFAGNADPSLLIQTIKQHPEVMPLVNESAELLAKELFDLGLFENPYVNVDQAAQTVGKAEFVAAGKAAQRKSVVLLRNEQKQLPITKPTKVYFEDYQKPYSKKVDNLPGNVITAQYEGLEFVNTPEEADVILLWLKPAIRPLFPADQSPLQVNLSSAAVNVDYINQLTAKKPTILAVNYSNPFAIDEIYNNDTQNRFIGVIGTFGVENEALLDIVTGKVKPSGKMPFTTPINQAAVEKNKEDVPGYDEGPEYPLFKFGEGLTY; encoded by the coding sequence ATGGGTGCAACAGCATCAGCTTCTGTTGGTTTTTCTAAATGGCCTTCAGAAATTGGTTTAGCTGCCATGAACGATAAAGAAACCGTTCGTCAGTTTGCCGATATGGCACGTCAAGAATGGGCATCAGTTGGTTTACGTAAAGGTTATATGTACATGGCCGATTTAGCTACCGAACCAAGATGGCAACGTATTGAAGGAACTTTTGGTGAAGATCCGCAATTAGCTGCCGAAACTATGGAACAAATTGTTTTAGGTTTTCAAGGGGAACAATTAGGCAATCAATCTATTGCTTTAACAACCAAACATTTTCCAGGCGGTGGAGCAACCTACAAAGGTTTTGATCCGCATTATACCTACGGACGTAACGCTGTTTTTCCAGGTAATCGTTTAGAAGAAAATATGTTGCCATTTAAAGCAGCAATTAACGCAGGTACGTCATCAATCATGCCTTATTATTCGTTACCAAAAGATACAGAATACGAAGAAGTTGCTTACGCATACAACAAAGGTATTTTACGCGATTTATTACGTGGTGAATTAGGTTTTACCGGAATTATTAATTCGGATACCGGACCAATTGAATCTATGCCTTGGGGAGTTGATAGCTTAACCATTGAAAAAAGATACGTAAAAGCTTTAGAAGCTGGCGTAAACTTATTTGCAGGTAATGCCGATCCAAGTTTGTTAATTCAAACCATAAAACAGCATCCTGAAGTTATGCCGTTGGTAAATGAATCTGCTGAATTATTAGCTAAAGAATTGTTTGATTTAGGTTTGTTCGAAAATCCTTACGTAAATGTAGATCAAGCAGCACAAACCGTTGGTAAAGCAGAATTTGTAGCAGCTGGTAAAGCAGCACAACGCAAATCGGTAGTTTTGTTACGCAACGAACAAAAACAATTACCTATAACAAAACCTACAAAAGTTTATTTTGAAGATTATCAAAAACCGTACAGCAAAAAGGTAGATAATTTACCAGGAAATGTAATTACAGCACAATATGAAGGTTTGGAATTTGTAAACACGCCAGAAGAAGCTGATGTTATTTTGTTATGGCTTAAACCAGCAATTCGTCCGTTGTTTCCTGCTGACCAATCTCCTTTACAAGTTAATTTATCAAGTGCTGCTGTTAATGTAGATTACATCAATCAATTAACAGCAAAAAAACCAACTATTTTAGCCGTTAATTACTCAAATCCTTTTGCGATTGACGAAATTTACAATAACGATACGCAAAATCGTTTTATTGGGGTAATCGGAACTTTTGGTGTTGAAAACGAAGCGTTATTAGATATTGTAACAGGTAAAGTTAAACCGTCTGGAAAAATGCCATTTACAACGCCAATTAACCAAGCTGCGGTAGAAAAAAATAAAGAAGATGTTCCGGGATACGACGAAGGTCCAGAATATCCTTTATTCAAATTCGGAGAAGGTTTAACGTATTAA
- a CDS encoding anhydro-N-acetylmuramic acid kinase, which translates to MIIKNYFIIGVMSGTSLDGIDLAYVHFTVSENDYSYKIVQAQTIPYSDLWTEKLKQAINLPENELHQLNKEYTLYLSETIANFITQHQIKQIDAIGSHGHTIKHQPNLGFTLQIGNLPEIKQFLPYPIVCDFRVQDVALGGQGAPLVPIGDLMLFTAYDYCLNLGGFANVSFTENNRRIAFDLCPVNTVLNYYANKIGLPYDDKGAVARSGQVNFDLLHQLNAIPFYTASYPKSLGIEFVMQNILPLLNEFNIPIADKLRTFTEHVAYQICQGLPQLQGSLLVTGGGAYNDFLLELIQKNAQSLQVLVPDNLTVEFKEALLFGFLALRKLENKTNVLASVTGAKYDHSSGVIYS; encoded by the coding sequence ATGATTATTAAAAATTATTTTATTATTGGGGTAATGTCGGGCACTTCTTTAGATGGAATTGATTTGGCCTATGTTCATTTTACTGTTTCTGAAAACGATTATTCGTATAAAATAGTACAAGCACAAACAATTCCTTATTCAGATTTGTGGACAGAAAAGCTAAAACAAGCCATAAACTTGCCAGAAAATGAATTGCACCAATTAAATAAAGAATATACGCTTTATTTGTCAGAAACAATTGCAAATTTTATAACTCAACATCAAATAAAACAAATTGATGCAATTGGTTCTCACGGGCACACGATTAAGCATCAACCTAATTTGGGCTTTACCCTACAAATAGGAAATTTACCAGAAATAAAACAATTTTTACCTTACCCCATTGTTTGTGATTTTAGAGTGCAAGATGTTGCTTTGGGCGGACAAGGTGCCCCATTGGTACCCATTGGAGATTTAATGCTGTTTACTGCTTATGATTATTGTTTGAATTTGGGTGGATTTGCAAACGTATCATTTACTGAAAATAACCGCAGAATTGCTTTTGACTTATGCCCCGTAAATACGGTTTTAAATTATTACGCCAATAAAATAGGTTTGCCTTATGATGATAAAGGTGCTGTTGCACGTTCGGGGCAAGTAAATTTTGATTTGTTACATCAATTAAATGCGATTCCTTTTTACACCGCTTCTTATCCAAAATCATTAGGTATTGAGTTTGTTATGCAAAACATTTTACCTTTATTAAATGAATTCAATATTCCAATAGCTGATAAATTACGAACTTTTACAGAGCATGTAGCTTATCAAATTTGCCAAGGTTTACCTCAGTTACAAGGTTCCTTGTTGGTAACCGGTGGAGGCGCATATAATGATTTTTTATTAGAATTGATTCAGAAAAATGCCCAATCTTTACAAGTACTTGTTCCTGATAATTTAACGGTTGAGTTTAAAGAAGCTTTATTATTTGGATTTTTAGCTCTACGCAAATTAGAAAATAAAACAAACGTTCTTGCTAGCGTAACCGGAGCAAAATACGATCATTCATCAGGCGTAATTTATTCTTAA
- a CDS encoding MotA/TolQ/ExbB proton channel family protein has translation MINFFLQITNDTLTQAAGAIAENVEPNHEISTLEFLLQGGVFLIPIGLLLFYTIYVIFERWFYISKATQNDPQLIQDVKSHLLDGNIQLAVASTQRDTTANSKVLKEGILTAGVGRPIGEIESNMEKMANIQIGEMEKGLGALGLIAGIAPTFGFVGTISGVIKIFYSISISEDISIGNISGGLYEKMISSAAGLIVGIIAYSAYHLFNGRIDKYALQTQKLVLEFINIIQRPNGNKTK, from the coding sequence ATGATTAACTTTTTTCTACAAATAACAAACGATACTTTAACACAAGCTGCAGGAGCAATTGCAGAAAATGTAGAACCAAACCACGAAATTTCTACTTTAGAATTTTTACTTCAGGGGGGCGTATTTTTAATCCCGATTGGTTTATTACTTTTTTATACCATTTATGTTATTTTTGAACGCTGGTTTTACATTAGTAAAGCAACCCAAAATGATCCGCAATTAATACAAGATGTTAAATCTCATTTGCTTGATGGCAACATTCAATTAGCAGTTGCAAGCACGCAACGTGATACCACAGCAAACTCGAAAGTTTTAAAAGAAGGAATTTTAACTGCCGGAGTAGGAAGACCGATTGGTGAGATTGAATCGAACATGGAAAAAATGGCAAACATTCAGATTGGTGAAATGGAAAAAGGTTTAGGTGCTTTAGGTTTAATTGCCGGTATTGCTCCAACTTTTGGTTTCGTAGGTACCATTTCGGGGGTTATTAAAATTTTCTATTCTATTTCTATTTCTGAAGATATTAGTATTGGAAACATTTCGGGCGGATTGTATGAAAAAATGATTAGCTCGGCGGCAGGATTAATTGTGGGAATTATAGCTTATTCGGCTTACCACTTATTTAACGGTCGTATTGATAAATACGCTTTACAAACTCAAAAATTAGTTTTAGAATTTATAAACATAATTCAGAGACCAAATGGCAATAAAACGAAATAA
- a CDS encoding energy transducer TonB family protein, which produces MDSNTNSNTKRKSLGLTVLVYSVFLLLLFFIRFWPPSDAVLNQLGQGGGGGGVTVNFGDSDFGRGKNFNSQVLDISTTVTAVATPTNTVENILSSEVSDQTDYVVANTPTKIEKKETKVEVTKPVVETPQKPKVAESTNSALSNLLGGNTSGGDGNDNVAGNKGNLNGSLSSSDYYGTGGSGGGTGGGHGTGSGTGTGSGIGPGSGGGSGGGAGYSLGNRKVLNKPEPKYICNESGRIVVEITVDRSGKTINAVPGVKGSTNLAKCLLDQAKIAAMATKWQSSPDAPAVQTGQIIYNFSLN; this is translated from the coding sequence ATGGATTCGAATACTAACTCAAATACAAAAAGAAAATCACTAGGATTAACCGTTTTGGTTTATTCCGTGTTTTTATTGCTATTATTTTTTATTCGTTTTTGGCCACCAAGTGACGCCGTTTTAAATCAATTAGGTCAAGGCGGTGGCGGTGGCGGAGTTACTGTAAATTTTGGAGATAGTGATTTTGGGCGAGGAAAAAATTTTAATAGCCAAGTTTTAGACATTAGTACAACCGTAACAGCTGTTGCTACACCAACCAATACGGTAGAAAATATTTTAAGTTCTGAAGTTTCTGATCAAACCGATTATGTAGTGGCTAATACACCTACTAAAATTGAGAAAAAAGAAACTAAAGTTGAGGTAACTAAGCCGGTGGTAGAAACGCCTCAAAAACCTAAAGTTGCCGAAAGTACCAATTCTGCTTTATCTAATTTATTGGGTGGTAATACTTCTGGTGGTGATGGAAATGATAATGTTGCAGGTAATAAAGGAAATTTAAACGGAAGTTTAAGTTCGTCAGATTATTACGGAACTGGTGGATCTGGTGGTGGTACCGGTGGCGGACACGGAACCGGATCTGGAACCGGAACAGGTAGTGGAATAGGACCGGGATCTGGTGGTGGTTCTGGTGGTGGTGCAGGATATTCATTAGGTAACAGAAAAGTTTTAAATAAGCCTGAACCAAAATATATTTGTAACGAATCGGGTAGAATAGTGGTTGAAATTACTGTTGACCGATCGGGTAAAACAATAAATGCTGTTCCTGGCGTTAAAGGTTCTACCAACTTAGCCAAATGTTTGCTAGATCAGGCAAAAATAGCTGCCATGGCAACCAAATGGCAATCTAGCCCTGACGCACCAGCCGTGCAAACCGGGCAAATTATTTATAATTTCAGTTTAAATTAA
- a CDS encoding bifunctional folylpolyglutamate synthase/dihydrofolate synthase: MNYSETLNWMFAQLPMYQKIGASAHTKDLKNTIKLLAYLNNPEANFKSVHVGGTNGKGSTSSLLASVLQVAGYKVGLYTSPHLKDFRERIRINGEMIAENDVVAFIDQHKSFLESNQLSFFEMTVGLAFEYFADQKVDVAIIEVGLGGRLDSTNVITPLISVITNIGWDHMNMLGNTLPEIAAEKAGIIKPHVPVVIGEYTAETKPVFLAKADSVAAPIWFASEMNLPEIESALQGDYQLHNKKTALTALNCLKSYFTITEQNIKNGFLQVLNNTQFAGRWQVLGNKPFTVADTAHNKEGLTIVMQQVLKQNFDLLHFVFGVVNDKDLSAIIHLLPKQAMYYIAKPNVPRGLPVEELAEVMQHHGFNYLACNSIPEAYERAKLEAKPNDMIYIGGSTFVVAEVL; this comes from the coding sequence ATGAATTACTCAGAAACATTAAATTGGATGTTTGCACAACTGCCCATGTACCAAAAAATAGGGGCTTCAGCGCATACCAAAGATTTAAAAAATACTATAAAATTGCTTGCGTATTTAAACAATCCAGAAGCAAATTTTAAAAGCGTTCACGTAGGCGGAACAAATGGTAAAGGTTCTACATCGTCTTTATTAGCTTCTGTTTTGCAAGTTGCCGGATATAAAGTTGGTTTGTATACCTCACCACATTTAAAAGATTTTAGGGAGCGCATTCGTATTAATGGTGAAATGATTGCTGAAAACGATGTGGTAGCTTTTATAGATCAACATAAAAGTTTTTTAGAAAGCAATCAACTTAGCTTTTTTGAAATGACTGTTGGTTTGGCTTTTGAATATTTTGCTGATCAAAAAGTTGATGTAGCTATTATAGAAGTTGGGTTGGGTGGCAGGTTAGATTCTACCAACGTGATTACGCCATTAATTTCTGTAATTACGAATATTGGCTGGGATCATATGAATATGTTAGGAAATACATTACCAGAAATAGCAGCCGAAAAAGCCGGAATTATTAAACCTCATGTTCCGGTTGTTATTGGAGAATATACGGCCGAAACTAAACCTGTTTTTTTAGCTAAAGCTGATAGCGTTGCCGCACCAATTTGGTTTGCTTCCGAAATGAATTTACCCGAAATTGAATCAGCTCTGCAAGGAGATTATCAACTGCACAATAAAAAAACAGCTTTAACCGCTTTAAATTGTTTAAAAAGTTATTTTACAATAACCGAGCAAAACATTAAAAACGGATTTTTACAAGTGCTTAATAACACACAATTTGCTGGGCGTTGGCAAGTTTTAGGGAATAAACCTTTTACGGTTGCAGATACGGCGCACAATAAAGAAGGTTTAACCATCGTAATGCAGCAAGTTTTAAAACAAAACTTTGATTTGTTGCATTTTGTTTTTGGTGTGGTTAATGATAAAGATTTAAGTGCTATTATTCATTTACTACCTAAACAAGCCATGTATTATATTGCTAAACCGAATGTACCACGTGGATTACCGGTAGAAGAATTGGCTGAGGTAATGCAACACCACGGATTTAATTATTTGGC
- a CDS encoding SDR family NAD(P)-dependent oxidoreductase: MNLELTNKKVFISGSTSGIGFAAAKQLAQEGAQVIINGRSQKSVDAALAKLNQAVLKAQISGFAADFTDVNSVNQLLKQLGTVDVLINNVGIYEPNDFVEITDEDWYRFFDVNVMSGIRLARAVFPAMLAQNWGRIIFITSESASNIPDEMIHYGTTKAAIHAVSRGLAELTKNTNVTVNTIMPGPTASEGVTEFFNKLAQEQNSDYQSVETDFFKNMRPSSLLQRFAKPEEVANLITYVASPLSSATNGAALRVDGGVVKTIF; the protein is encoded by the coding sequence ATGAATTTAGAATTAACAAATAAAAAAGTTTTTATTAGCGGTTCAACATCCGGAATCGGATTTGCAGCCGCAAAACAATTAGCACAAGAAGGTGCTCAGGTTATAATTAACGGACGTTCTCAAAAAAGCGTTGACGCAGCCTTAGCTAAATTAAACCAAGCGGTACTAAAGGCACAAATTTCTGGTTTTGCTGCCGATTTTACCGATGTAAACTCAGTAAATCAATTACTAAAACAACTCGGAACCGTTGATGTTTTAATTAACAACGTAGGTATTTATGAACCTAACGATTTTGTTGAAATAACAGATGAAGATTGGTATCGCTTTTTTGATGTAAACGTAATGAGCGGCATTCGTTTAGCACGTGCTGTTTTCCCTGCTATGTTAGCACAAAATTGGGGACGTATTATTTTTATTACCAGCGAATCGGCATCAAACATTCCTGACGAAATGATTCATTACGGCACAACAAAAGCTGCTATTCATGCCGTTAGCCGTGGTTTAGCAGAACTTACAAAAAACACCAATGTTACTGTAAATACAATTATGCCTGGCCCAACAGCATCAGAAGGCGTTACTGAATTTTTTAACAAATTAGCGCAAGAACAAAATTCGGATTACCAATCGGTAGAAACTGATTTTTTCAAAAACATGCGCCCAAGCTCCTTACTACAACGTTTTGCAAAACCAGAAGAAGTAGCTAATTTAATTACCTACGTTGCTAGCCCATTATCATCGGCTACAAATGGTGCAGCTTTACGTGTAGATGGCGGAGTAGTAAAAACAATTTTTTAA